In a genomic window of Macrobrachium rosenbergii isolate ZJJX-2024 chromosome 44, ASM4041242v1, whole genome shotgun sequence:
- the LOC136829191 gene encoding cuticle protein AMP1A-like produces MKFVIVAALATVAFAAPQYNYVAPAASSRSDSGERVAILRDERVMEEDGRFNVEFEAENGIHFAKAGSPDAENGAVIHAGQYSYTAPDGTPVLVKFVANENGFQPESDLLPVAPEFPHPIPQFVLDQIAFAAEEDARRAREGSFERTASVRAPSTSYGIPQ; encoded by the exons ATGAAGTTC GTCATTGTCGCCGCTCTTGCCACTGTGGCCTTCGCTGCTCCTCAGTATAACTATGTGGCACCTGCTGCTTCTTCGAGATCTGACTCAGGGGAGCGCGTGGCCATCCTGAGGGACGAGAGAGTCATGGAGGAAGACGGAAGATTCAACGTCGAGTTTGAGGCCGAAAACGGAATCCACTTCGCCAAAGCTGGCTCTCCCGATGCTGAGAATGGAGCTGTCATCCATGCTGGACAGTACTC ATACACTGCACCCGATGGTACCCCTGTTCTGGTTAAATTCGTAGCCAACGAAAACGGTTTCCAGCCCGAGTCTGACCTCCTGCCAGTGGCTCCGGAATTTCCCCACCCAATCCCTCAGTTTGTTCTCGACCAGATCGCCTTCGCCGCTGAGGAAGACGCCCGTCGTGCACGTGAGGGATCCTTTGAGAGGACTGCCTCCGTCCGTGCACCATCCACTTCCTACGGAATTCCTCAGTAA
- the LOC136829192 gene encoding cuticle protein AMP1A-like, which produces MKLVILAVFVAAAFAAPQSSRYEAPAASFRADSGERVAILRDDRIMEEDGRFNVEFEAENGIHFAKAGSPDAANGAVIHAGQYSYTAPDGTPVLVKFVANENGFQPESDLLPVAPEFPHPIPQFVLDQIAFAAEEDSRRAREGSFENRDSFSAPSRTYGSPQ; this is translated from the exons ATGAAGCTC GTCATTCTTGCAGTCTTCGTCGCCGCAGCTTTTGCTGCCCCTCAGTCTAGCAGATACGAAGCTCCCGCTGCTTCCTTCAGGGCCGACTCAGGAGAACGCGTGGCCATTTTGAGGGACGACAGAATCATGGAGGAAGACGGAAGATTCAACGTTGAATTCGAAGCCGAAAACGGAATCCATTTTGCCAAAGCTGGATCACCTGATGCAGCAAATGGCGCAGTCATCCATGCTGGCCAGTACTC ATACACTGCTCCCGACGGTACTCCTGTCCTGGTCAAGTTTGTAGCTAACGAAAACGGCTTCCAGCCCGAGTCCGACCTCCTGCCAGTGGCTCCCGAATTCCCCCACCCAATTCCTCAGTTCGTCCTCGACCAGATCGCGTTTGCAGCTGAGGAAGACTCCCGAAGGGCTCGCGAAGGATCCTTTGAAAATAGAGATTCATTCAGTGCTCCATCTAGGACCTACGGAAGTCCCCAGTGA